A part of Osmerus mordax isolate fOsmMor3 chromosome 10, fOsmMor3.pri, whole genome shotgun sequence genomic DNA contains:
- the LOC136950927 gene encoding putative nuclease HARBI1 isoform X1 has protein sequence MATRAAYFSPSEAQILMEAYEEVKDIIKKKGNTATVIKQREKAWQSIADRLNALNMNGPKRTWQQVKIKYKNILQNAVKKNTHRQGTGGGSPKADLTPAEDMALELNKGRPVLEGIPGGKETSIGSSQDATRFIQVSGSTVFLLEPPAQAPDDADPGEGPSAAATAHDGDDDEEETISLDSRRHEDPDAIQWENQPGNISSQAIRKLYGNHLRRQIELADIDIQYKKKKMENLALESEIKKRTIRKLDLEIKKLERELQEDDTADDHLYERYRFSADGIRYLCRLLGPRIKHRTARSHALSVEQMVCVALRFFASGAFLYSVGDAEQLNKATICRTIRSVCLAIKALADVFISFPGHRRLCDIKEEFYRIAGFPNVIGAVDCTHIRIKAPSGAHEADFVNRKSFHSINVQMVCNADCVISNVVAKWPGSVHDSRIFRASEIYQCLSQGEFSGVLLGDRGYGCQPFLLTPFTDPQEAQQAYNHAHARTRARVEMTFGLLKARFHCLHKLRVSPVRACDITVACAVLHNVACLRKERAPRVPAAMDWDNPAIFPDDDSGRLLRDQYVLNYFS, from the exons atggcaactagagccgcgtacttttccccgtcggaagcacaaatcctcatggaggcatacgaggaggtaaaagatataattaagaagaaaggcaacaccgccacagtgataaagcaaagagaaaaagcgtggcaaagtattgcagaccgcctgaatgc attaaacatgaacgggccaaaacggacatggcagcaggtcaaaatcaaatacaagaacattctgcagaatg cagtgaaaaagaatacccacagacaaggcacgggtggtgggtcaccaaaggctgaccttaccccagcagaggacatggccttggagctaaataaaggcaggcccgtcttagaggggatccctggggggaaagagacgagcataggttcctcccaagatgccacccgcttcattcaag tgtctggcagcactgtgttcctgttagagccaccagcacaagcaccagacgatgctgatcca ggtgaaggccccagtgcagcagcaacagcacatgatggagacgatgatgaggaggagaccatctctctggattccagaaggcatgag gacccagatgctatacagtgggaaaaccagcctggcaacata agctcacaagctatcagaaagttgtatggcaaccacctccggcgccaaatagaactggcagacatagacattcagtacaagaagaaaaagatggaaaatcttgcactggagtccgaaataaaaaagaggacaattaggaaactggaccttgaaataaaaaaacttgagagggag ctccaagaagatgacacag ctgatgaccatctatatgaaagatacaggttttctgcagatggcatcaggtatctatgcagactactgggtcccaggattaagcaccgcactgcacggagccatgcactgagtgtggagcaaatggtttgtgtggccttgcgcttttttgctagtggagccttcctgtactcagtgggggatgcagaacagctgaacaaggccacaatttgccgcacaataaggagtgtgtgtctggctatcaaagcattagcagatgtcttcatctccttccctggccacagaagactctgtgacatcaaagaggagttctataggattgcag gtttccccaatgtcattggtgcagtggactgcacacacataaggataaaagccccctcaggtgcccatgaggccgattttgtgaataggaaatcctttcacagcattaatgttcag atggtctgcaatgctgactgtgtgatcagcaatgttgtggcaaaatggcctggctcagtccatgactccagaatctttcgggcctctgaaatctatcagtgcctatcacaag gtgaattctctggtgtgttgctgggagacagggggtatggctgccagccttttctcctgacacctttcacagacccccaggaagcacagcaggcctacaaccatgcccatgccaggaccagggccagagttgaaatgacctttggcctcctgaaggcacgctttcactgccttcacaaattaagggtcagccctgttagggcatgtgatattactgtggcttgtgctgtcctccacaatgtggcctgcctgaggaaggagagggcccccagagtgccagcagccatggactgggacaatccggcaatcttccctgatgacgacagtggtcggctgctgagggaccaatatgtgttgaattattttagttag
- the LOC136950927 gene encoding uncharacterized protein isoform X3, whose translation MATRAAYFSPSEAQILMEAYEEVKDIIKKKGNTATVIKQREKAWQSIADRLNALNMNGPKRTWQQVKIKYKNILQNAVKKNTHRQGTGGGSPKADLTPAEDMALELNKGRPVLEGIPGGKETSIGSSQDATRFIQVSGSTVFLLEPPAQAPDDADPGEGPSAAATAHDGDDDEEETISLDSRRHEDPDAIQWENQPGNISSQAIRKLYGNHLRRQIELADIDIQYKKKKMENLALESEIKKRTIRKLDLEIKKLERELQEDDTADDHLYERYRFSADGISGAFLYSVGDAEQLNKATICRTIRSVCLAIKALADVFISFPGHRRLCDIKEEFYRIAGFPNVIGAVDCTHIRIKAPSGAHEADFVNRKSFHSINVQMVCNADCVISNVVAKWPGSVHDSRIFRASEIYQCLSQGEFSGVLLGDRGYGCQPFLLTPFTDPQEAQQAYNHAHARTRARVEMTFGLLKARFHCLHKLRVSPVRACDITVACAVLHNVACLRKERAPRVPAAMDWDNPAIFPDDDSGRLLRDQYVLNYFS comes from the exons atggcaactagagccgcgtacttttccccgtcggaagcacaaatcctcatggaggcatacgaggaggtaaaagatataattaagaagaaaggcaacaccgccacagtgataaagcaaagagaaaaagcgtggcaaagtattgcagaccgcctgaatgc attaaacatgaacgggccaaaacggacatggcagcaggtcaaaatcaaatacaagaacattctgcagaatg cagtgaaaaagaatacccacagacaaggcacgggtggtgggtcaccaaaggctgaccttaccccagcagaggacatggccttggagctaaataaaggcaggcccgtcttagaggggatccctggggggaaagagacgagcataggttcctcccaagatgccacccgcttcattcaag tgtctggcagcactgtgttcctgttagagccaccagcacaagcaccagacgatgctgatcca ggtgaaggccccagtgcagcagcaacagcacatgatggagacgatgatgaggaggagaccatctctctggattccagaaggcatgag gacccagatgctatacagtgggaaaaccagcctggcaacata agctcacaagctatcagaaagttgtatggcaaccacctccggcgccaaatagaactggcagacatagacattcagtacaagaagaaaaagatggaaaatcttgcactggagtccgaaataaaaaagaggacaattaggaaactggaccttgaaataaaaaaacttgagagggag ctccaagaagatgacacag ctgatgaccatctatatgaaagatacaggttttctgcagatggcatcag tggagccttcctgtactcagtgggggatgcagaacagctgaacaaggccacaatttgccgcacaataaggagtgtgtgtctggctatcaaagcattagcagatgtcttcatctccttccctggccacagaagactctgtgacatcaaagaggagttctataggattgcag gtttccccaatgtcattggtgcagtggactgcacacacataaggataaaagccccctcaggtgcccatgaggccgattttgtgaataggaaatcctttcacagcattaatgttcag atggtctgcaatgctgactgtgtgatcagcaatgttgtggcaaaatggcctggctcagtccatgactccagaatctttcgggcctctgaaatctatcagtgcctatcacaag gtgaattctctggtgtgttgctgggagacagggggtatggctgccagccttttctcctgacacctttcacagacccccaggaagcacagcaggcctacaaccatgcccatgccaggaccagggccagagttgaaatgacctttggcctcctgaaggcacgctttcactgccttcacaaattaagggtcagccctgttagggcatgtgatattactgtggcttgtgctgtcctccacaatgtggcctgcctgaggaaggagagggcccccagagtgccagcagccatggactgggacaatccggcaatcttccctgatgacgacagtggtcggctgctgagggaccaatatgtgttgaattattttagttag
- the LOC136950927 gene encoding putative nuclease HARBI1 isoform X2: MATRAAYFSPSEAQILMEAYEEVKDIIKKKGNTATVIKQREKAWQSIADRLNALNMNGPKRTWQQVKIKYKNILQNAVKKNTHRQGTGGGSPKADLTPAEDMALELNKGRPVLEGIPGGKETSIGSSQDATRFIQVSGSTVFLLEPPAQAPDDADPGEGPSAAATAHDGDDDEEETISLDSRRHEDPDAIQWENQPGNISSQAIRKLYGNHLRRQIELADIDIQYKKKKMENLALESEIKKRTIRKLDLEIKKLERELQEDDTADDHLYERYRFSADGIRYLCRLLGPRIKHRTARSHALSVEQMVCVALRFFASGAFLYSVGDAEQLNKATICRTIRSVCLAIKALADVFISFPGHRRLCDIKEEFYRIAVDCTHIRIKAPSGAHEADFVNRKSFHSINVQMVCNADCVISNVVAKWPGSVHDSRIFRASEIYQCLSQGEFSGVLLGDRGYGCQPFLLTPFTDPQEAQQAYNHAHARTRARVEMTFGLLKARFHCLHKLRVSPVRACDITVACAVLHNVACLRKERAPRVPAAMDWDNPAIFPDDDSGRLLRDQYVLNYFS, encoded by the exons atggcaactagagccgcgtacttttccccgtcggaagcacaaatcctcatggaggcatacgaggaggtaaaagatataattaagaagaaaggcaacaccgccacagtgataaagcaaagagaaaaagcgtggcaaagtattgcagaccgcctgaatgc attaaacatgaacgggccaaaacggacatggcagcaggtcaaaatcaaatacaagaacattctgcagaatg cagtgaaaaagaatacccacagacaaggcacgggtggtgggtcaccaaaggctgaccttaccccagcagaggacatggccttggagctaaataaaggcaggcccgtcttagaggggatccctggggggaaagagacgagcataggttcctcccaagatgccacccgcttcattcaag tgtctggcagcactgtgttcctgttagagccaccagcacaagcaccagacgatgctgatcca ggtgaaggccccagtgcagcagcaacagcacatgatggagacgatgatgaggaggagaccatctctctggattccagaaggcatgag gacccagatgctatacagtgggaaaaccagcctggcaacata agctcacaagctatcagaaagttgtatggcaaccacctccggcgccaaatagaactggcagacatagacattcagtacaagaagaaaaagatggaaaatcttgcactggagtccgaaataaaaaagaggacaattaggaaactggaccttgaaataaaaaaacttgagagggag ctccaagaagatgacacag ctgatgaccatctatatgaaagatacaggttttctgcagatggcatcaggtatctatgcagactactgggtcccaggattaagcaccgcactgcacggagccatgcactgagtgtggagcaaatggtttgtgtggccttgcgcttttttgctagtggagccttcctgtactcagtgggggatgcagaacagctgaacaaggccacaatttgccgcacaataaggagtgtgtgtctggctatcaaagcattagcagatgtcttcatctccttccctggccacagaagactctgtgacatcaaagaggagttctataggattgcag tggactgcacacacataaggataaaagccccctcaggtgcccatgaggccgattttgtgaataggaaatcctttcacagcattaatgttcag atggtctgcaatgctgactgtgtgatcagcaatgttgtggcaaaatggcctggctcagtccatgactccagaatctttcgggcctctgaaatctatcagtgcctatcacaag gtgaattctctggtgtgttgctgggagacagggggtatggctgccagccttttctcctgacacctttcacagacccccaggaagcacagcaggcctacaaccatgcccatgccaggaccagggccagagttgaaatgacctttggcctcctgaaggcacgctttcactgccttcacaaattaagggtcagccctgttagggcatgtgatattactgtggcttgtgctgtcctccacaatgtggcctgcctgaggaaggagagggcccccagagtgccagcagccatggactgggacaatccggcaatcttccctgatgacgacagtggtcggctgctgagggaccaatatgtgttgaattattttagttag